CCATATCCCCGACGAGAACATCGCAAGACGTCCTGTCATGAACATGCCCTGAACGCCCATGGCAAGATTTGTCATCGTGGTGGAGGAAGGATGGACTTTGTATTTATTTATAAGGTCGGAATAGAACTGCAGGCCTTCCATCGATTCCCTGGAATCGAGCATACACTTAGCCGGTTTCCGGACATTATCTACGAGAGAACCGCCGAAAGAATATACGAAGTTTTGCCATGCCCACGCGTAGAAACCATACTGTATCACCCTGCCGTCCGGGTCGATCTTCGTAAGTTTTTTCGCTTTGGCGAGCATGTCGTCCATGTCCCAGTCGTCTTTGGGATATGGCACCCCGGCCTCATCGAAGAGCTTCTTGTTATAATAAACGCACGCGAAAGGCGCCGTATCCCTGGGGATCGCGTAAAGATTGCCGTCGACGTTAAAGCGGTTCATTATCTCGGGGTAGAATGATTTTGCGTTGAACTCGGGGTCGTCTTTAATAAATTCGTTGAGACTTAACAGGACGTCTTTGGATTGAAAAGTTACGAAGAGATCGACTTCCGTGCAGATAACATCCGGCGCGGCGTGCCCGGCTATCCTCGTCAACAGCTTATCGACGTAGCCGCGGTACGGGGTATGCTCGAGTTTGACTATTATCTCGGGGTGCACTGCCTGCCATTTCGCGACGATGCCTGTGAGGATATTGAGCTCGTCGGGCGCGCCCCAGAAAGCGACGTGCACTTCTACCGGCCTGGACGCGTCGGCGCCTTCACCGCCGCTTCGGGCACACCCTGCCGTAAAGAGCAAAACGACCAGCAATACCGTCCATATTTTAATTTTCATACGGATAATATGTGTCTGTTACATGAAGAAGTAAACTTTGAAATAGATGGAGGACATGTAATCTTCGATATTGTAATAATAGTTGCCCCTATAACCGACATCGACTCTGATAAGGCCCGGCGCGTAATATTCGAGGCCCGTCAGGATGCCGCAGTTATCGAAATCGCACATATTGGTACCGGCCGCGAAGTCAAAACCGCCCTGCGCCCACAGCTTGTCGTAGAAATTATACTGCGCACGTGTTTCATTGCCAACCCATCCTGCCATATCAAATATGGGATTTGAATCAACATATGTTGGCGCCTTATTATCGTATTCATCTCTGTACGCAAAATTGGCCCGGGTTGTGTTCGTGGCGCTGAGCTTCGGGGTAAAGTCATGGCCTATCCTGAATGAAAACTCATATTTGCTGAATCTGTTCAGGAACGGATAATAGTCGTCGCTCGAATAGCTTACTCTCGGAACAATAAGCGTCTTGAGATCCTTAGATTTTATCCTGAGCTCGCCCGCATACAGGTAATGGTCCGGATTATAGGTAAAATCGGACTTCGGCCGGCGCGATTTGAAATATTCAAACTGGCCGAATATCTCAAATCTCTCGGTAGGCGCGAGCGAAAAATACGCGAAATACGTGTGCCTTGTCTCGTAATAAGCGTTTGTTGAGCCGTCATTCTTGGCATTCATTGTGGAATATCTATAGCCAAAGTTCATAGTCTCGGTCCATTCACAGCCGGGTATGCGCTTGGCGTGCATCCAGAGTATTTCATTCTGGTCCCACTGTTCGTGATTGTAGTTTACGTTTCGATACGATTCTTCGCGGTATATCGGGAACTGGTTCTGATATATGTCACGGTAATCGTGGGTATAACGCCATTGCCCTTCCTTATTCTTCGGATCGGACATCGTTATTTCAGTACCATATGCCCTCGTGAATATCGGCTTTATCTGACTTCTAAAATCGGCCCGGGTATTCCACGGCTGGTTGGCGTGGAGCCATCGTATCTTCTTGGCGTCCATTATGTAAGCGTCTATCGGCCTGGGCTCCTGATATATCTCCACTCTCTGGGCAATGGTAAAATACTTGGCCAATCTTAAACCTTCGAATGTCTCGTAAGAGGGTTGGGCGCTTATCCTGTTTATGTCTATTCTCTTGAGAACCGGCTCCGCCTGAATGTTTGTCGTCTTTACAAGGCCTTGCGGAGTAATAACTATGCCTTCAGCTTTAGGCATAGTTATATCTGAAGTTGTGGCATCCGAAGCGGCAACAATGGAGGGGTCGTCGGTTTTTGAAATTGAAGAAGTTGAAGTTGATTCGCTGAAAGCAGGAGCTATGAAAAGAAAACTGCAAAAAACTATCGTCACAGTTTGAAAAATAACGCCGCGAAATTTTTTCATAGCCTTCCTTTCCCGATTTTCTATTAATCTTAACATATATTAATTATTTGTCAACCATTTACCTTAAAACAAAGTTTTATCCACCTCTTTATCGGAGCTAAGCGCATAAAATGGCTCCAGACAAGGCCGGTCTTGTAATTCTCGAGCATAAGCACGGTTATGCCCTGATCTATGCCGAGATATTCTTCCGCCCACCAACTTTTGTCGAGATTAAACGCGTCCTTGAACCCGTATTTCCCATATAAAAAACTCTTGTGGTTGTCATAAAGATATTTGAGCCCGGCAAACGAGGCGGCCCAGTCGAATACCACCGAGCCTGCCATGCCGCTCGGCGCTATCGTACCGTCATTAAACGCTTCCCCAGGCCGTGCGCCGTACCCTTTGTAGCCCTTCGGCCCCAGACACGCGGTGAGCCCCCAGCAATCTTCGCCGTACGTCTTATACTCGTCCGCCCTGTCGGAGCAGAAGGCGCGGTTCGCCGTCGTAGCGGCCACGGAATTTGCGTAATAGTTGGTGCCGTCGGTGTCATTCAGGCGGCGGAAGTCTATCCAGGCGTGGGAATACTGGTAGGTGAAGATGCTTCCGGTGTAGCAATATACGACTTTGTTATCGGCATAGGTGTCGACGGGACGGGCCCATTCGTACCAGGAGCCGGGAGGGATCGGATGCGTCGGCGAGCCTATTGCGAGAGCATAGAGTATCATCGCCTCGCTGTAGGAATCCCAGTAGTACGGCAGGAAACCTTCCTCCGGCCGCCAGCCCATACATATGACCTTGCGGCCATTCATCATCCATGGCCAGTCGACTCTTTCGTATATCTGACGGGCCACATCCTCGGCCTCGGTACCTTTAAAATACTCCCCCGCGAATAACGCGCCCGCCATAAAAAGAGCCGTGTCGATGGATGAGAGTTCGGAACTCCACGTGCGTTTGCCCGTGCGCATGTCCAGAAAATGATAGAAGAAACCGTGTTCGTTCGGGACATCATCGCGAAAATATTTAAGCGTCTTCAGTACCCGCTCGTAGACCTGCTCCCTGTCGATCCAGCCGCGGGAGTCGCCTATGCACAGGACGGTTAATCCGAACCCCACGGCGGCCACACTGCACGGCGCGCCCGGGCGGGAAGAGTCCTTTATAAGGCCGTTGGCGGCGTTCGCCTCACCCGCGAAATAGTGGAGCGTGTCGTATTCTAATCTATCAACGAATTCGGCGTCTGTGGAAAAAGCGGGCAGGGCGGTCGCAAAGACAAGCGCCAGAGATAAAAATAACGCTATGGGTATTTTATATATTATCACGTTTTATATTTTAATAAGACCGAACCGATTCCGGCGAGGATATCCTTTAATCGATCCGCTTCATCTCTGGGTATGAACCCTTTGCCGGAGAGGATGGCGATCTTCTCCTCCAGGGCGGCGGATTCGATTTTGATCTTCCTGATATCCTCGTGGAGCGTTTCGACCATCTCCTCGAGGGCAGAGGCGACATCGTGCATCTCGTCGTCCCTGCGCAGATTAAAATGCACCCGCAGGTCGCCGCGCTGTATAGCTTCTGCGGAATGCTCTATTCTGAACATCGGGCCGGCGATCTTGTGTGAAACGAATATGCCCGCTATGAATATCAGAACGGAGAGTATCGCTATCTTCGGGACAAGCGAACGGTTCACCGACTGGAGGGCGTCTTTCAGTGTATTCTGCTCCTCGGCGCTCAATAGCTCCGCCTCGCGGAATATCTTCTCTAAGCGGTAGTCGCCTGTGCCGTACCTGGCCTCCTCGTAACCGGCTATCCGCCGGGCGGTCTCGAGGTTCTGCGAGACTTTGAACTTCGAGAAGTTCTCTATGATGGAGCCCCACATGCCCATGTAGAGGCCGAAGCCCGTGGCGAGCATTATCGCGAGCATGAGAGCCACTATCCCGACGGTATATTTGAGCTGGAATCTTTTGTTTATTAAATAATGCTTTCTCTTATATGCCCTTTCGGCCATAGCGGTCTCCCTTTAGGTTTATTTTATGTTTTATTAGCCTAATTATATCATATAAACCGTAAAATAAAAGAGCGCGTAAAATAAAACCGCGCGGAATGTGCTTCCGCGCGGTTAAACTGAACTACCGATTCGACCTCCGAGGTCGCACCTCGGAGGTCGAGAATATGGTTACAGCGAGTGGCCTGCCGCTTTTTCGCCTCTCTGCAAATCGTCGATATTGTTAACATCGACAGGCGTCATCGGTTTAAGATGTAATTGACCGCACAAGATCCCTGCCAGGTCACTACTGGTGAAATGCTGGCCGGTTCTTGCGTTAACCGCTATGCTGTTTAAACCTCTCAATATATTCTCATCGCCTTGATTGAACGCTATCCTCATATCGACATCGATAAGCCCGAGCACGGAGAATGCCCTCTTGTCGCGATTATCCATTTTAAGTAACGCGCTTTGACCAACCGGCTGGCCGTTTTGATCTGTAAGGCCTGTGTTCGTCTCTCTTACTATAACGTTCAACTGTTCTTCGACGGCGCTATTCACAGACGTATTTGTATTAATAACTACCGCAACGCGTTTACCAAGGGCCGTTAAACGCGTTCTTTCTTTATTAATAGCCTCTACCAGGCCGGCTCCTGAAGCTCTAACTATTACTACAGCGTCATCGCCAATCTGCATATCCCTGAGCCGATTTTCAACCGCCTGGGCGATGTCACGTGCGCCGCGGTCGCCTATATCG
This portion of the Candidatus Omnitrophota bacterium genome encodes:
- a CDS encoding glucoamylase family protein, coding for MIIYKIPIALFLSLALVFATALPAFSTDAEFVDRLEYDTLHYFAGEANAANGLIKDSSRPGAPCSVAAVGFGLTVLCIGDSRGWIDREQVYERVLKTLKYFRDDVPNEHGFFYHFLDMRTGKRTWSSELSSIDTALFMAGALFAGEYFKGTEAEDVARQIYERVDWPWMMNGRKVICMGWRPEEGFLPYYWDSYSEAMILYALAIGSPTHPIPPGSWYEWARPVDTYADNKVVYCYTGSIFTYQYSHAWIDFRRLNDTDGTNYYANSVAATTANRAFCSDRADEYKTYGEDCWGLTACLGPKGYKGYGARPGEAFNDGTIAPSGMAGSVVFDWAASFAGLKYLYDNHKSFLYGKYGFKDAFNLDKSWWAEEYLGIDQGITVLMLENYKTGLVWSHFMRLAPIKRWIKLCFKVNG
- a CDS encoding sugar ABC transporter substrate-binding protein, which codes for MKIKIWTVLLVVLLFTAGCARSGGEGADASRPVEVHVAFWGAPDELNILTGIVAKWQAVHPEIIVKLEHTPYRGYVDKLLTRIAGHAAPDVICTEVDLFVTFQSKDVLLSLNEFIKDDPEFNAKSFYPEIMNRFNVDGNLYAIPRDTAPFACVYYNKKLFDEAGVPYPKDDWDMDDMLAKAKKLTKIDPDGRVIQYGFYAWAWQNFVYSFGGSLVDNVRKPAKCMLDSRESMEGLQFYSDLINKYKVHPSSTTMTNLAMGVQGMFMTGRLAMFSSGIWETPSLRKAEGLEWDVAMFPKGPKGKRGFGTGGSGYCILKTTKHPKEAYKVIKAMTGSSAQTMLAETGLAQPAMMAIAEGPSWIGGDAPPKNKKMLNEAMKYVIYEPFSSVWREAKEVYINPEIDLLFNGKKTAQEAVGAFINKVNGLLKAK
- a CDS encoding methyl-accepting chemotaxis protein encodes the protein MAERAYKRKHYLINKRFQLKYTVGIVALMLAIMLATGFGLYMGMWGSIIENFSKFKVSQNLETARRIAGYEEARYGTGDYRLEKIFREAELLSAEEQNTLKDALQSVNRSLVPKIAILSVLIFIAGIFVSHKIAGPMFRIEHSAEAIQRGDLRVHFNLRRDDEMHDVASALEEMVETLHEDIRKIKIESAALEEKIAILSGKGFIPRDEADRLKDILAGIGSVLLKYKT